ATGCAAGCCAGGCGCACGCCATGGCCGAGTCCATGGTTGGCGATGACAGCCGTAAACGTCAATCCCCCCCGGCGCTGATTGCCAACACGATTGCCAAGGCTGTCTGTGCACATCGTCCCAAAACCCGCTATGCAGTCGGTTTTGGGGCCAAACCGATGATTTTTCTGCGGCGTTTGCTTTCAGATCGTGCGTTTGATGGTTTCATGCGCATGGCCACTGGTATGCCAAAACTGCGTTGATCGCTTCTCGCTGGCCAGTCCGGAATATGAAGCAAACCGGTCGTCACAGTTTGTTCTGCTGATAGGCCGTGATGGCCGACCACCTGACAGTACGTCAGCCTGGTCGGCGGCAACTCGGCCGAAGCAGTCCTTTACATAACGAGTGACGGATGGCTGCTCACATATCTGCAGCAGACATCAAACCCAATCGTTAACGCTGGCCGTTTATCAAGCGCTAGCCGTCACATGCAGGTTCTGACGCACAAGCCCGCCGGAATTGCCGTGGCGATGCGCGTCAGTGCCCAAAGATGTCTGCATCCAGCATTTCAGGATCAGGTCGACCCAGCACACCCAGCCGCAGCATATCTTCGTCTGTCAGCGAGAACGCGAAAATCGACAGGTTCTGCTGCAAACGCAAGGCGTCGGCAGACTTGGGCACCACCACGAAACCAGACTGCGTACTCCAGCGCAGCACGACCTGGGCCGGGGTCTTGTCGTGCTGACGGGCAATTTCAACTACGACAGGGTCCTGCAGCAGTTCTCCTGCGCGCCCAAGCGGGCTCCAGGCTTCGGTAACAATGCCGTGCTGTTCATGCAGGGGAATCAGTTCGGCGCGTGGATGGTAAGGGTCTAGCTGGATCTGGTTTACCTCCGGCACCATGCCATGCTCGAACAGTGTTTGCAGATGCTCCGGCTTGAAGTTTGAAGTACCGATTGCCCTCACCAGCCCTTCCTGTTGCAGCTGCTGCAATCCGGCGAATGCCTCAACATAACGCCCCTGCTGCGGATTGGGCCAGTGGATCAGCAGCAAATCCAGATAATCCAGACCCAACCGCTCTAGGCTGTTGATGCAGGCTTGCCGTGCACCGGCAATGCTGTGCCATTCACGGTTGAACTTGGTGGTGATGAACAGTTCCTCACGCGACACGCCCGAGGCACGAATGCCCTGCCCCACCCCCTGCTCATTGCGGTAATTTTCGGCGGTATCAATCAAGCGATAGCCATGACGTATGGCTAGCGACACTGCCATGGCGGCCTGGGCATCATCCATCGGCCATGTGCCCAAGCCTAGCTGCGGTAGTTCACCACCACTTTTCAATTTCAACGTTGGTACTGCAGCTTTCATCTTGTTCTCCTGATAAGGGTTAATCTGCTTAGCCATGCAACACACAGTGCAGTTCTTCCGAAATGGCAGAATTCACCTGGTTTTACATGATCATGTTTGCGCCAGACACACCAGTTTGACTTTACTTGCATGACAAGGACAAAAACGCCAGACTGCTTAGCCGATGCAATACGGAGGTGGGCATGGAGTTAAGGCACTTGAAGTACTTTGACGCAGTGGCACGTACGCTGAGCTTCAGCAAGGCTGCAGAAGAGTTACATATTGCACAGCCCCCGTTATCACGCCAGATCCAGCAACTGGAAGAAGAAATTGGCGTACAGCTGATTGACCGCAGCTCCCGTCCCATCCAGCTCACCAATGCCGGGCAGTTCTTTCATGAACAGACTATCCAGATCATGGCCAAGATGAAGGAGCTGAGATCTGCCACCAAGCGTATAGGCCAGGCAGAGCGCAAATGGATAGGCATCGGTTTTGTTCCCTCCATTCTTTACGGCTTCCTACCCAAACTATTGCGTGACTTCGGCCTGGAAAACCCCAACCTGGATGTGTCCATCAGCGAGCTGACATCGGTGCAGCAGGCTGATGCACTGATTACCGGCCGTATCGACATCGGCTTTGGCCGCCTGGCCATTCCAGACGAGTCGCTGGACAACCACATCCTGCTGGAAGAAAAGCTGGTTGCTGCCATTCCCACCCCAAGTGCGTTGGCCGAACAGGACATCGTTAGCCTGTCGCAACTGATGGAGGAAACACTCGTTCTGTACCCGGTTACTCCGCGCCCCAGCTTTGCTGATCAGGTATTGCGCCAATTCAGTGTCCGGGGTTACACCGTCAGCAAACTATACGAAACCAATGGCTTGCAGACTGCCATCGGCCTGGTGGCAGCAGGCATGGGCGTCACTATTGTTCCCGAATCAGTACAGCGTTTTAGTCGCCCCGAAATTGCCTACCGGCCAATTCGCGAAAGCGGGCTGACCACGCCATTGGTCATGACAACCCGACGCAATGACAACTCAGCGCATCTGATTGCTTTCAAGGAAATGATCGCCAGACACCTGGCCCAAGAAACGTAAGCATGAAGTGTTGGCCGGCAGGGCTTATCAACCTTGCCGGCCAATGAACAAGGTCAGAACGGCAGGTTCAATTTGATGTTCCAGCCACCGCCACGCGGACGGTTTTCTACCAGAAACTCTTTTTCATACTTGGCGGTAATGAACCAGCCCTTGCCATTGTCGTACTTGACCGAGGGCCCGATGGCTACTGCACGCCCACGATTCCCGTCCGCAGGCGCGCCCGAGCCGCTGTCATCGGTGATTTGCTGATACACATAGCCCCCCACTCCAGCCACGATCTGGCCAAACCCCCATCCCAAGGCGTAATCCGCATGCAACTCCTGACCAGAGCGATAATGCGTAGCGTGGTTAGTGGCATTGATGTCATACATCAGCTTGAGGTCGGCATTCAGCCCGTGCGCCTGGACGTAACTGATGGCCAGCACCGGTTCCATATTCCAGTAGTTGCGTCCCAGATTGATCAGGTCGGCCTGATTGTATTGCCCGGTTGGGGCATTGACATCAAGTGCAGCGACGAGATGCAGATTGTCCGAGAGATGCCAGCCCAGCGCCGGGCCAAAGGTCATGTCCCCCAGCCCGCTCTTGCTCTGGCTGCTGCCATTAACCGTCGCCCCCACCGTGAGCCACGGCGCAATGGCAGCAAAGGCAAGCTGCCCGCCAAACAGCTGCTGCTGGCTTACCCAGATCACCCGGGTGGCAACCGCAGAGACATTCAAACGAAAATCCACCGCCTTGGCCGCGCCGCTATTGTCGCGCAGGGAGTCCGCCTGATAGTTGGACAGGTAGGCAAGTACATAGACACCTGGAGGCGGCATGGCACCGGACAGGTAGTTTTCATTGCCATTAGGGTAGATGGAGCCGCCGTTTTCGGTGGCCAGCGCTGCATTGCATGCCATCAATGCCATCGACAGTGGCAGTACGGTATTAATGATGTTTCGTTTCATGTTGTTCTCCTCCTGGGCGCAAGTAGCAAGACATTGCCCTGCCACTCATCACTTCGTTTTGTATCCTGATCACTGCTACACACAGGCACAGCGACTACACAGACGGGTCACGCCCATTCAAATGCACAGCCGCATGCCTCCGAGGGCCGGATGTCATCAGCAGCAATCAAAGGAATTGATTTTGGTAGCAACAGGTAGGCAGCAAGTACTGCCAGTCAGCTACCGCTTGTTTTCAGGCAATAAAGCCGACGGCAAGACCTGCCGGATCATCACGGGCAGCATCACTGCGCACTCACTTTGGCATTGCGCGTATCAGGTTGACGTCGGAATGGCAGCGGCCAGCTATCGAAGTAATCGGCAAAGAACACCATGCAGGGAAAGGTGACCGACAACATACCGGCAGCAATCCACAGTTCAAGGTCATCAGCACTGGCCAGGCCGGGCATGATGCTTGCCACTTGCAGATACAGCGCATGCATGGCTACACCCAACACACAGACCATGCCGGACAGCACCAGGCCACGAAAAGGCTGCGGCAATTGCAGTGCGGGGCATCCCTTCCACATCACCAGAATGATGAACACGCCGAAAATACCTGACACGCACACGCGGACCATGAACTGCAGGATGGCGAGATGCAAACCCATCATTCCCGCCAGCGCCAGCACACCTGCCATGCCGGCCACGACAAGCAGACACAGCAAACTGGACCATGGCTGGGAAGACACGCCAAGACGGGATGCCAGCTGTTGCACCGGCCAAAAGTCAAACAGCACCAGCAGCAGCACCGCCAGCAACATGGCCAGGCTGGCAGTCAACACATACCAGGCGGGGAAAATGCCTTGCGGGGCGACGTTAAGCCGATAAAACGGGGCGGCAGCGGCAAAGGAAAAATCAAACAGGCGGTAATACAGCACACCAGCCAGCAGATAGGCAGCCAGCCACAACAATACGCCTTGGCCTGCCTTGTTTTGGACCAGACCGCTAACCGGCCATCCCTGAAACACCACCACCAGCAATACGGTGACCGGGACGGTGAAAATCAGGTACATGATGACAAAGGGCGTCGGCACCCCCAGCCCCTGCTCTATCAGCATCAGGCTGATATTGGCCACCAGAATGCCCGCCACTACCGTCAGCAGCGTATAGCCCAGCCCCAGTTGCAAGCGGCTCCAGCCCTGGGCAAACGCAGGTCTGGCCATTTGCCAGAACAGCGTGATGACGATCTGGGCGGGCACCATGGCAACCAGATATAGCGATACCCAGCCATTAAGCGTAGCCGGTGGCAAGGCCGTGATGATGACCAGCGCCAGTGCCACAACCAGCACCGAGGCAGTCAGGGCGCGTGGCCATTGATTCTGTTTTGCTTGCATCTGTCTCTCCATCTTGTTTTTTACAGGCAAAAAAATGCCACGCACGGCAAAAGTGCTGTTGCGTGGCTGGTGGTGGTTCAGCGGCCGAGTTTTTGTGCGGTCACGCCTCCAATGCCAAAGTTGTTACGCGGATACTCGTTGACCATGATGCGCACCGACTCGCGCGGTGCATCCAGCGCATTGACGGCGGCGTCGGTCATCAGCTCGATCAGCTTTTCGATTTTCTCCGGCGGACGGCCTTCGATCAGGTTGACCTGAATGATGGGCATATGTTTTTCCTCAGATGAAACGCAGGCTGGTGCTGCCCATTGACTGGATGCGCAAGGACACATGGTCGCCGGCGGCAACGGCTACGGCTTCGGTGATGCCACCGGACAGGATGACCGCCCCGGCAGGCAGGCATTCGCCACGCTTGCCCAGATGGTTGGCCAGCTCGGCCACCGCCGTTGCAGGATGATTCAGCACGGCAGCACCCGCGCCAATGGCAACCGGCTGACCGTTTTTCTCCATCACCACGCCAAGGGTGCGTAAGTCCAGGCCTGCCAGCGGTGTCATGCTGGCACCGATGACAAAGCGGGTGGACGAGCAGTTGTCGGCAATCACGCTTTTGAGATCAAACTTGAAATCCCGATACCGGCTGTCAATCACTTCAATCGCCGGCACGATGAAATCCGTGGCGGCCAGCACGCTGCCAATGTGACAACCCGGGCCTTGCAGCGGATGCTTCAACACAAAGGCGATCTCCGGCTCCACCTTGGGGTGTATCAGTGCGCTGGTAGCCACTTCACCACCATCGGCCACGGTGAAGTAATCCATCAGGAAACCGAAAACCGGTGTTTCCACCCCCATCTGCTTCATCTTGGCAAATGAGGTCAGCCCGGCCTTGAAGCCAACCACCCGCGCCCCTCTTGCCTGCTTGCGACGGCGGATTTCATCCTGGATGGCGTAGGCATCGTCCCAGTCCATGTCAGGGTAGTCGTCGGTGATCTTGGTGATGTCATGCACTTCCAGCTCGGAATTTTCAATATGCTCCGCCAGCTTGATGATGCTTGCCTGATCGAGTGTCATGCTCGGGCCTCCTTGTTTTTGGCCAGCGTCAGGGCCAGGTCTTCAATCATGTCTTCCTGCCCGCCCACGGTGCCGCGCCGGCCCAGTTCAACCAGCAGGTCACGGGCGGATACGCCGTAGCGGGCCTCGGCACGTTTGGCAAACAGCAGGAAGGAAGAATAAACCCCGGCAAAGCCCAGGGTCAGCGCATCCCGGTCAACCCGGATGGGTTGATCCATGATGGGAACCACCAGGTCTTCAGCCACATCCTGAATGCGGAACAGATCCACACCTGTTTCAATTCCCATGCGCTGGCAGACAGCAACAAACACTTCCAGCGGGGTATTGCCGGCACCGGCCCCCAGCCCGGCGGCGGCGGCATCAATCCGCACGGCCCCGGCTTCAACGGCGGCCACGGAATTGGCCACACCCATCGCCATATTGTGATGGCCGTGAAAACCGATTTCCGTTTCAGCTTTCAGCTGGTCGCGCAGCAGACCAACCCGCACCTTGACATCGGCCGGCAGCATATAGCCGGCCGAATCGGTGACATACACGCAGTTGGCACCGTAGGATTCCATCAGTCGCGCCTGCTCCAGCAGTTTTTCCGGGCTGGCCATGTGCGCCATCATCAGGAATCCCACCGTATCCAGTCCCAGCTTGCGTGACATGCCGATATGCTGCTCAGAGACATCCGCTTCGCTGCAGTGTGTAGCCACCCGGATGGTGCTCACACCCAGCTCATGGGCCATCTTCAGGTGATCCACCGTACCGATGCCCGGCAGCAGCAAGGCCGAAACCCGTGCCTGCTGCATCAGCGGAATCACCGTGGACAGGTATTCTTCATCGGAATGGGCCGGGAAACCGTAGTTGACCGAACTGCCACCCAGGCCATCCCCATGGGTCACTTCAATCAGCGGCACACCGGCGGCATCCAGTCCGCAGGCGATGGACTTCATTTGCTCCAGCGTCATCTGATGACGCTTGGGGTGCATGCCATCCCGCAGGGTCATGTCGTGCAGGGTAATGTGCTTGCCATTGCTATTCATCACGAACTCCTCAGGCGCTCAGGCGGGATGGATCGAGTCGGCCGGACAGGATTTCTTCGGCAAACATTTCGGCGGTACGCGATGCAGCGGCGGTCATGATGTCCAGATTGCCGGCGTATCGGGGCAGGTAATCCCCCAGTCCTTCCACTTCCATGAACATCGACACCCGATTGCCATCAAATACCGGGCCATTGACCAGCTTGTAACCCGGCACA
The sequence above is drawn from the Aquitalea denitrificans genome and encodes:
- a CDS encoding 2-hydroxymuconate tautomerase family protein, which codes for MPIIQVNLIEGRPPEKIEKLIELMTDAAVNALDAPRESVRIMVNEYPRNNFGIGGVTAQKLGR
- a CDS encoding aldo/keto reductase, with the protein product MKAAVPTLKLKSGGELPQLGLGTWPMDDAQAAMAVSLAIRHGYRLIDTAENYRNEQGVGQGIRASGVSREELFITTKFNREWHSIAGARQACINSLERLGLDYLDLLLIHWPNPQQGRYVEAFAGLQQLQQEGLVRAIGTSNFKPEHLQTLFEHGMVPEVNQIQLDPYHPRAELIPLHEQHGIVTEAWSPLGRAGELLQDPVVVEIARQHDKTPAQVVLRWSTQSGFVVVPKSADALRLQQNLSIFAFSLTDEDMLRLGVLGRPDPEMLDADIFGH
- a CDS encoding SphA family protein, whose product is MKRNIINTVLPLSMALMACNAALATENGGSIYPNGNENYLSGAMPPPGVYVLAYLSNYQADSLRDNSGAAKAVDFRLNVSAVATRVIWVSQQQLFGGQLAFAAIAPWLTVGATVNGSSQSKSGLGDMTFGPALGWHLSDNLHLVAALDVNAPTGQYNQADLINLGRNYWNMEPVLAISYVQAHGLNADLKLMYDINATNHATHYRSGQELHADYALGWGFGQIVAGVGGYVYQQITDDSGSGAPADGNRGRAVAIGPSVKYDNGKGWFITAKYEKEFLVENRPRGGGWNIKLNLPF
- the dmpH gene encoding 2-oxo-3-hexenedioate decarboxylase, which encodes MTLDQASIIKLAEHIENSELEVHDITKITDDYPDMDWDDAYAIQDEIRRRKQARGARVVGFKAGLTSFAKMKQMGVETPVFGFLMDYFTVADGGEVATSALIHPKVEPEIAFVLKHPLQGPGCHIGSVLAATDFIVPAIEVIDSRYRDFKFDLKSVIADNCSSTRFVIGASMTPLAGLDLRTLGVVMEKNGQPVAIGAGAAVLNHPATAVAELANHLGKRGECLPAGAVILSGGITEAVAVAAGDHVSLRIQSMGSTSLRFI
- the dmpG gene encoding 4-hydroxy-2-oxovalerate aldolase; the protein is MNSNGKHITLHDMTLRDGMHPKRHQMTLEQMKSIACGLDAAGVPLIEVTHGDGLGGSSVNYGFPAHSDEEYLSTVIPLMQQARVSALLLPGIGTVDHLKMAHELGVSTIRVATHCSEADVSEQHIGMSRKLGLDTVGFLMMAHMASPEKLLEQARLMESYGANCVYVTDSAGYMLPADVKVRVGLLRDQLKAETEIGFHGHHNMAMGVANSVAAVEAGAVRIDAAAAGLGAGAGNTPLEVFVAVCQRMGIETGVDLFRIQDVAEDLVVPIMDQPIRVDRDALTLGFAGVYSSFLLFAKRAEARYGVSARDLLVELGRRGTVGGQEDMIEDLALTLAKNKEARA
- a CDS encoding LysR family transcriptional regulator, with protein sequence MELRHLKYFDAVARTLSFSKAAEELHIAQPPLSRQIQQLEEEIGVQLIDRSSRPIQLTNAGQFFHEQTIQIMAKMKELRSATKRIGQAERKWIGIGFVPSILYGFLPKLLRDFGLENPNLDVSISELTSVQQADALITGRIDIGFGRLAIPDESLDNHILLEEKLVAAIPTPSALAEQDIVSLSQLMEETLVLYPVTPRPSFADQVLRQFSVRGYTVSKLYETNGLQTAIGLVAAGMGVTIVPESVQRFSRPEIAYRPIRESGLTTPLVMTTRRNDNSAHLIAFKEMIARHLAQET